The Mauremys reevesii isolate NIE-2019 linkage group 1, ASM1616193v1, whole genome shotgun sequence genome has a segment encoding these proteins:
- the LOC120388358 gene encoding RING finger protein 148-like, translating into MFYSLQLTVLNYDHFVLFYWLCNCLAEKGMKLLETSAWRRGDKLSWLLCLGVFLVLSLHVSQANAFWVAHLNISFQIGNKTVWEQADNGVFGKNSPLKKVSGVVVPPEGLNQIACNPLTNFSRPVNSETWIALIMRGHCTFTKKINVAAERGAVGVIIYNHAGTGNGVFPMIYLGSEDIVAIMIGNLKGADILHLIQNGIQVIIGIEVGKHYGSWMNHYWGSLLVCTLVTVAYFTFYCAGRLRIARTQIRRCRQLTDVEKAIGQLELRILKEGDKEADTDGENCVVCLEVYMPKDVVRILRCSHIFHRKCIDPWLLKHRTCPVCKCDILKARETELPVKNEAESLQAVVPNEAPNTTLLNEEDNHNEYVLVQGAERSSVNE; encoded by the coding sequence ATGTTTTATTCTCTTCAGTTAACTGTTCTTAactatgatcattttgttttgttttactggtTATGTAATTGTTTGGCTGAGAAAGGAATGAAGTTGCTTGAGACTAGTGCTTGGAGAAGAGGGGACAAATTGTCCTGGTTGCTGTGTCTTGGTGTCTTTCTGGTGCTGAGTCTGCACGTCTCCCAAGCCAATGCCTTTTGGGTTGCTCATCTGAACATATCGTTTCAAATAGGGAACAAGACGGTATGGGAGCAGGCTGACAATGGAGTATTTGGAAAAAACTCCCCATTGAAGAAGGTGTCTGGAGTGGTGGTGCCACCAGAGGGACTGAACCAAATTGCCTGCAACCCCTTAACAAACTTCAGCAGGCCTGTAAACTCTGAAACCTGGATAGCCCTCATTATGAGGGGACACTGTACCttcacaaagaaaataaatgtggCAGCAGAGAGGGGAGCAGTTGGCGTGATTATCTATAACCATGCAGGCACAGGCAATGGAGTATTTCCTATGATTTACCTGGGTTCAGAAGATATTGTTGCAATTATGATTGGCAATCTGAAAGGCGCGGACATTTTACACTTGATACAGAATGGCATCCAAGTAATAATAGGAATAGAAGTAGGAAAACACTATGGTTCCTGGATGAATCATTACTGGGGGTCCCTTCTCGTCTGCACACTGGTCACGGTGGCCTATTTTACCTTTTACTGTGCTGGAAGGCTAAGGATAGCAAGAACTCAGATCAGGAGATGCCGACAATTAACAGATGTCGAGAAAGCTATTGGTCAACTTGAGCTTCGCATATTAAAAGAGGGTGACAAGGAAGCTGATACAGATGGAGAGAACTGTGTAGTGTGTCTGGAAGTATACATGCCGAAAGACGTAGTGCGCATTTTAAGATGTAGCCATATTTTCCATAGGAAGTGCATTGACCCTTGGCTGCTGAAACACAGAACATGCCCAGTGTGCAAATGTGACATTCTCAAAGCTAGGGAAACTGAGCTGCCTGTCAAAAATGAAGCAGAGTCTTTACAAGCTGTAGTGCCAAATGAAGCTCCTAACACCACTTTACTTAATGAAGAAGATAATCATAATGAATATGTGTTAGTACAAGGTGCAGAGAGATCATCTGTGAATGAATAA